A region from the Triticum aestivum cultivar Chinese Spring chromosome 3D, IWGSC CS RefSeq v2.1, whole genome shotgun sequence genome encodes:
- the LOC123079774 gene encoding alpha-glucan phosphorylase, H isozyme-like yields MSAADKVKPAASPASEDPSAIAGNISYHAQYSPHFSPLAFGPEQAFYATAESVRDHLLQRWNDTYLHFHKTDPKQTYYLSMEYLQGRALTNAVGNLAITGAYADALKKFGYELEAIAGQERDAALGNGGLGRLASCFLDSMATLNLPSWGYGLRYRYGLFKQRIAKEGQEEIAEDWLDKFSPWEIVRHDVVYPIRFFGHVEISPDGKRKWAGGEVLNALAYDVPIPGYKTKNAISLRLWDATATAEDFNLFQFNDGQYESAAQLHSRAQQICAVLYPGDATEEGKLLRLKQQYFLCSASLQDIIFRFKERKADRVSGKWSEFPSKVAVQMNDTHPTLAIPELMRLLMDVEGLGWDEAWAVTNKTVAYTNHTVLPEALEKWSQAVMRKLLPRHMEIIEEIDKRFREMVISTRKDMEGKIESMRVLDNNPEKPVVRMANLCVVAGHTVNGVAELHSNILKQELFADYVPIWPNKFQNKTNGITPRRWLRFCNPELSEIVTKWLKTDQWTSNLDLLTGLRKFADDEKLHAEWAAAKLASKKRLAKHVLDVTGVTIDPNSLFDIQIKRIHEYKRQLLNILGAVYRYKKLKEMSAEERKKVTPRTVMVGGKAFATYTNAKRIVKLVNDVGAVVNNDADVNQYLKVVFIPNYNVSVAEVLIPGSELSQHISTAGMEASGTSNMKFSLNGCVIIGTLDGANVEIREEVGQDNFFLFGAKADQIAGLRKERENGLFKPDPRFEEAKQFIRSGAFGTYDYTPLLDSLEGNTGFGRGDYFLVGYDFPSYIDAQARVDEAYKDKKKWIKMSILNTAGSGKFSSDRTIDQYAKEIWGISACPVP; encoded by the exons ATGAGTGCGGCGGACAAGGTGAAGCCGGCGGCCAGCCCGGCGTCGGAGGATCCCTCCGCCATCGCCGGCAACATCTCCTACCACGCGCAGTACAGCCCCCACTTCTCGCCGCTCGCCTTCGGCCCCGAGCAGGCCTTCTACGCCACCGCCGAGAGCGTCCGCGACCACCTCCTCCAG AGATGGAACGACACCTACCTGCATTTCCACAAGACGGACCCCAAGCAGACCTACTACCTGTCCATGGAGTACCTGCAGGGCCGCGCGCTCACCAACGCCGTCGGCAACCTCGCCATCACCGGCGCCTACGCTGACGCCCTGAAGAAGTTCGGCTACGAGCTCGAGGCCATCGCTGGACAG GAGAGAGATGCGGCTCTGGGAAATGGTGGCTTGGGCAGGCTTGCATCTTGCTTTTTGGATTCAATGGCAACGCTGAACTTGCCTTCTTGGGGCTATGGCCTTCGTTACCGATATGGCCTGTTCAAGCAGCGCATTGCCAAGGAGGGCCAAGAAGAAATCGCTGAAGACTGGCTTGAT AAGTTTAGCCCATGGGAGATTGTCAGGCATGATGTTGTATACCCAATCAGATTTTTCGGCCATGTCGAGATTTCGCCAGATGGAAA GCGGAAATGGGCCGGTGGAGAAGTTCTGAACGCTTTAGCCTATGATGTGCCAATTCCTGGGTACAAGACAAAAAATGCAATCAGTCTTCGCCTTTGGGATGCAACAGCTACTGCTGAGGATTTCAACTTATTTCAGTTCAATGATGGCCAGTATGAGTCAGCTGCTCAACTTCACTCGAGGGCACAGCAG ATATGTGCTGTTCTCTATCCTGGTGATGCTACAGAAGAAGGGAAGCTTCTGAGATTAAAGCAGCAGTATTTCCTTTGCAGCGCATCACTTCAG gatatTATTTTCAGATTTAAAGAAAGAAAAGCTGACAGAGTTTCAGGGAAGTGGAGTGAGTTCCCTTCCAAAGTTGCTGTTCAAATGAATGACACTCACCCAACTCTTGCCATCCCTGAGCTAATGAGGTTGCTTATGGACGTGGAGGGACTTGGTTGGGACGAAGCCTGGGCTGTCACAAATAA GACGGTTGCTTACACCAATCACACAGTTCTTCCTGAAGCTCTCGAGAAATGGTCACAGGCTGTAATGAGGAAATTGCTTCCACGTCACATGGAAATCATTGAGGAAATTGACAAGCGG TTTAGAGAAATGGTAATCTCCACCCGGAAGGATATGGAGGGAAAGATCGAATCGATGAGGGTTTTAGATAACAATCCTGAGAAGCCAGTAGTGCGGATGGCGAATTTGTGTGTTGTGGCTGGGCATACG GTGAATGGAGTGGCCGAGTTGCACAGCAACATCTTGAAACAAGAGCTGTTTGCAGATTATGTCCCTATTTGGCCTAACAAATTCCAGAACAAAACTAATGGAATTACACCACGTAGATGGCTCCGTTTTTGCAACCCTGAGCTGAGTGAAATAGTCACGAAATGGTTAAAAACAGATCAGTGGACAAGCAACCTTGATCTTCTCACCGGGCTTCGGAAA TTCGCAGATGATGAAAAACTACATGCTGAGTGGGCAGCAGCCAAGCTGGCCAGCAAAAAGCGCTTAGCCAAGCATGTGTTGGATGTGACTGGTGTTACAATTGATCCAAATAGCCTTTTCGATATACAAATTAAACGCATCCACGAATACAAGAGACAGCTGTTGAACATTTTGGGAGCTGTGTACAGATACAAGAAGTTAAAG GAAATGAGCGCAGAAGAGAGGAAGAAGGTTACACCACGCACTGTCATGGTAGGAGGGAAAGCATTTGCAACATACACCAATGCTAAAAGAATAGTGAAATTGGTAAATGATGTTGGTGCTGTGGTGAACAATGATGCTGACGTCAACCAATATCTGAAG GTGGTGTTCATTCCAAACTACAACGTATCAGTGGCTGAAGTGCTCATTCCTGGCAGTGAACTGTCACAGCACATCAGTACTGCAGGCATGGAAGCAAGTGGAACAAGTAACATGAAGTTCTCTCTGAATGGCTGTGTTATCATTGGAACTCTCGATGGAGCCAATGTTGAAATCAGAGAAGAAGTAGGGCAAGACAACTTCTTCCTTTTCGGTGCCAAAGCAGATCAGATTGCTGGTCTGAGGAAGGAAAGGGAAAATGGCTTG TTCAAGCCAGACCCACGCTTTGAAGAAGCCAAGCAGTTTATCAGGAGTGGTGCTTTCGGCACCTACGACTACACTCCTCTCTTGGATTCCCTTGAAGGGAACACTGGATTTGGGCGTGGTGACTACTTCCTTGTTGGCTATGACTTCCCAAGCTACATTGATGCACAGGCCCGGGTTGATGAAGCCTACAA GGACAAGAAGAAATGGATCAAGATGTCCATCTTGAACACGGCTGGAAGTGGCAAGTTCAGCAGCGACCGCACCATTGACCAATATGCGAAGGAGATCTGGGGCATTTCGGCTTGCCCTGTTCCATGA